ATGATGTAATATTTTTTGCACCGATGCCGATGCGATCAGCATAGCAAGTTTATTTAAAAATTGCGCTCAAAAATCCCATGGCACCAATAAGTATAACCGTAAACCAAATCACCATTTCCATACGCCTTTGTGCTTCATCGGCGATTCGCTCATGGTCCATACGTTCTTCTTCTCGCCGTTTTTGAATCTCTTCAGCTTCTTCCTCACATATTTCCTCACCGCGCATCATGGCTTCCCATCTGCGCTGTTTTGCTTCATCGTGGCGCGCTGCGATCAGGCGTCGGTTCTCCGCCTGCATCAGTTTCTCTTCTTCGCTTAGCTCTTCGCCTTCTGTCTTTTCCGATTCTTTTTCGCACCATGCTTGCCATGCTTGCTTGGCTTCGTCGTATGCTTGCTCGTCCCAGTCGTCAGGTCTTGCCGCAAGGTCGTATCTTGTTTCGTTCATTGCCGCCGCCCCTTTCTTTAAGCGAATATCAAGCAACCGAATAACGCTGTGCATACTGCAAATGCGATGAGCACAAGACAGCACATTCCGCCCGACGGCATCATGCTTTTCGGCACTAAATCGCGGTCGTCGCAGCAGCCCATATACGATTGCCCCTTCCCTTACCATAATATGTACTATATAATATATTATAACATACTTTTTGTTGTAATAAAAGCACTCACCCTGCAAGGAATGAGTGCTTCGTTATTTATTTGAGCAGTTTGATATTGAATATGGTGAAGAGCGGTTCGTTGTCTTTGATATATCGTTCGGAGAGGTTGTTATTCATATCAATGGGAAATCTCGCGTTGTGTTCGATTTCGGCAAGGTCGAGCATGATATGCGGGATATCCCAGAAGGCAATCTTGTCAGCAGTCGTTCGATTCGGGATCGGACGGTCGGTCATGAGGAGGTTGTGCCTCGGGCTTTTGTCCAGCTTGTCTACGATCGATCTTTCGTTTTTCTTCTGCATCATAAGATGGTCGCTCATCAGTACGATGACGGTGTCTTGTCCGTTCGGCTGTGATCTGATGAATCGGACGAAGTCGCCGACGAGCCAGTCGAGGGTGGCGACGACATATTCATGCGAGCCTGACGGTATCTGCGCATCGAGATGGTTTCGCATCGCTTCATCGGGGAATCCGTCGGGATAATGGGTGTCTACGGTGAGGAATGTGAGCTGGAATGGCTGACCGCTTTTTGAGAGTCTGATGTATTCTTCTTTGGCTTTGGCGAAGCCGTGTACATCATGGACGCCCCATCTCGTTCTCGGGGTGTCTTCGGCGAAGGTTTCTCCACCGATCGTTTCGTATCCGAGTGCACGCATCATGGCACCTGTTCCGCCGAATTCGAGGTAGCTGTTGGAGAGGAATACGCTTTGATATCCTGCACGTTTCAGTACAGCGGTATAAGACAGCGCGTCTGTTTCCGCTTGTACGTTGAATACGCCTCGATTACCGCCGAACATGGTGGGGATGCCCGTCTGTGTGGCGTAGAGCGAGCCGATCGTCCAGTTGGCACCGTATACACAATCGTAGTTATCATACGTATGCCATCCTTGTTGTTGGAGGCGATGGATGTTTGCCATTTCGAGCGGGAAGTTTGTTTCATCGAGGAAGTTGTTTTCGAGTGATTCGAGGTAGATGACGACGATATTTTTTCCTGCACGTGCCACAACTTCGTCTTGTGTCATGTAGTCACCGAAGTGCAGCTTTTCTTTTGCTTCTGCCAACGTCATAGATTGATAGGCATGGATCTTGCCTGCCGAGCGGCACATCTCTACATATGCTTTTGAAGTAGTGGACAGTGCCAATATCAAGATAGCCGCGAGCGTCAGGGCGATCCTGATGCGTTTGCTGACGGACTTTTGGCACATCTTTTTTATCAGACGATATTGTCCGTATAGAACGATCGCGGTTACAGCGATACCTCCATAGACATAGTGCGGTACTACGACGGGAGCCATT
The Selenomonadales bacterium DNA segment above includes these coding regions:
- a CDS encoding LTA synthase family protein, with protein sequence MAGAILFYIAWLILGAVTVKNRIAGNMIATVGYILALIEVLARQLTGEHISYFILSRVDLTMLEMAPVVVPHYVYGGIAVTAIVLYGQYRLIKKMCQKSVSKRIRIALTLAAILILALSTTSKAYVEMCRSAGKIHAYQSMTLAEAKEKLHFGDYMTQDEVVARAGKNIVVIYLESLENNFLDETNFPLEMANIHRLQQQGWHTYDNYDCVYGANWTIGSLYATQTGIPTMFGGNRGVFNVQAETDALSYTAVLKRAGYQSVFLSNSYLEFGGTGAMMRALGYETIGGETFAEDTPRTRWGVHDVHGFAKAKEEYIRLSKSGQPFQLTFLTVDTHYPDGFPDEAMRNHLDAQIPSGSHEYVVATLDWLVGDFVRFIRSQPNGQDTVIVLMSDHLMMQKKNERSIVDKLDKSPRHNLLMTDRPIPNRTTADKIAFWDIPHIMLDLAEIEHNARFPIDMNNNLSERYIKDNEPLFTIFNIKLLK